The following proteins are co-located in the Candidatus Tumulicola sp. genome:
- the rpmC gene encoding 50S ribosomal protein L29 — MIKTDLDEWRSLSIKELEQKARDTKNEMFTLRFALRTGHLTDFSKVRAIRRTYARIQTVISEKRIAEEQHGAA, encoded by the coding sequence ATGATAAAAACCGATCTCGACGAGTGGCGTTCGCTGAGCATTAAAGAGCTCGAGCAGAAAGCGCGCGACACCAAGAACGAGATGTTTACGCTGCGCTTTGCGCTGCGTACCGGGCATCTCACGGATTTCAGCAAGGTTCGTGCCATCCGCCGTACCTACGCACGCATTCAGACCGTGATTTCCGAAAAGCGGATTGCCGAGGAGCAGCATGGAGCAGCATAA
- the rplF gene encoding 50S ribosomal protein L6, with protein sequence MSRIGKLPVAVPAGVDVTVAESTVSVKGPKGQLSQAIAPQLVDVKLSDGTLTVERKGDSKPYRSSHGLTRTLIANMVEGVSKGFRKSLEIQGVGYRVSKAGDRLNFNLGYSHPVTFEPPAGIVLSVEGTNRVHVDGIDKQAVGQAAADIRNLRPPEPYKGKGIRYAGEVVRKKLGKAGKAGKK encoded by the coding sequence ATGTCACGCATAGGAAAGTTGCCGGTCGCGGTTCCCGCCGGCGTCGACGTTACGGTCGCCGAGAGCACCGTCAGCGTCAAAGGTCCGAAGGGCCAGCTGAGCCAGGCGATCGCACCGCAATTGGTCGACGTCAAGCTGTCCGACGGAACGTTGACGGTCGAGCGCAAGGGCGATTCGAAACCGTACCGCAGCTCGCACGGGCTCACGCGCACGCTCATCGCCAATATGGTTGAGGGCGTGAGCAAGGGCTTTCGTAAGAGCCTGGAGATTCAGGGCGTCGGTTACCGCGTTTCGAAGGCCGGCGACCGGTTGAATTTCAATTTGGGCTACTCGCACCCGGTAACATTCGAGCCGCCGGCCGGTATCGTCTTGAGTGTCGAGGGCACGAACCGCGTGCACGTCGACGGCATCGATAAGCAAGCCGTCGGACAAGCCGCAGCCGACATCCGTAATCTGCGTCCGCCCGAGCCGTACAAGGGCAAAGGCATCCGGTACGCGGGCGAAGTCGTGCGTAAGAAACTCGGTAAAGCCGGAAAGGCTGGCAAGAAGTAA
- the secY gene encoding preprotein translocase subunit SecY, giving the protein MFDNLRAAVLVPEIRKRLLFVLFGFAWFVFMIHVQLPNVNQAQWQSVLQSGAFYNLLGFLSGGALQKLSVIAMGITPYINASIIMQLMTVVLPQLEELAKKGGEEGRKKISQYTRWLTIVLAAMQATFMANAMERSHVFYDTSIWFLLYAIIAMVAGTLFLMWLGEQMTDKGIGNGVSLIIFIGIVLRFPTYVTQTLTSTTQGAESVLNIVLYILTALIVIVSIIFLYQGQRRVPVQQARRTVGRKMFAGRSTYIPLRLNNAGVISIIFAISILLLPQQALSWFAHGNTPATYFHLFGPISLPSNPPAISQLLNLYFSPNGLLYNIVYFLLVVIFTFFYSSVVLNTRDVADNLKKTGAFIPGIRPGQPTVDYLNKILVRITTASAIYLGLLAVLPGALQRGLSVTTFYLGSTSLLIVVGVALDTITQIEARLAMRDYRGFIKK; this is encoded by the coding sequence TTGTTCGATAATCTTCGCGCTGCCGTTCTCGTCCCAGAGATCCGGAAGCGGCTTCTGTTCGTGCTGTTCGGCTTCGCGTGGTTCGTCTTCATGATCCACGTGCAGCTGCCCAACGTTAACCAAGCGCAGTGGCAGAGTGTGTTGCAGAGCGGCGCGTTCTACAACTTGCTCGGCTTCCTGTCGGGCGGCGCGCTGCAGAAGTTGTCGGTTATCGCGATGGGCATCACGCCCTACATCAACGCGTCGATCATCATGCAGTTGATGACGGTCGTCTTGCCGCAACTCGAAGAGCTGGCCAAAAAAGGCGGCGAAGAAGGCCGCAAAAAGATCAGCCAATACACTCGCTGGCTGACCATCGTGCTGGCCGCCATGCAGGCTACGTTCATGGCCAACGCCATGGAGCGCTCGCACGTCTTTTACGATACTAGCATCTGGTTTTTACTGTACGCCATTATCGCGATGGTGGCCGGCACGTTGTTCTTGATGTGGCTCGGCGAGCAAATGACGGACAAGGGTATCGGCAACGGCGTTTCGCTGATCATTTTCATCGGCATCGTGCTGCGCTTCCCGACCTACGTCACGCAGACGCTGACGTCCACGACACAGGGCGCCGAATCGGTGCTTAACATCGTCTTGTATATATTGACCGCCTTGATCGTGATCGTTTCGATCATCTTCCTATACCAGGGTCAGCGGCGCGTGCCCGTGCAGCAAGCCCGCCGTACCGTCGGCCGCAAGATGTTCGCCGGACGTTCTACCTACATTCCGCTGCGCCTCAACAACGCAGGCGTCATCTCGATCATTTTCGCGATCTCGATCCTGTTGCTGCCGCAGCAGGCACTGTCGTGGTTCGCGCACGGCAATACGCCGGCGACCTACTTCCATCTGTTCGGACCGATCTCGCTACCGAGCAATCCGCCGGCCATCTCGCAGCTGCTCAATCTGTACTTCTCGCCCAACGGCCTGCTGTACAACATCGTCTACTTCTTGCTGGTCGTGATCTTCACGTTCTTCTATAGCTCGGTCGTGCTCAACACGCGCGACGTGGCCGACAACCTTAAGAAGACCGGCGCCTTCATTCCGGGCATTCGTCCGGGACAGCCGACGGTGGATTACCTCAACAAGATCCTAGTCCGCATCACGACCGCATCCGCCATCTACCTCGGCTTGCTGGCCGTGCTCCCCGGAGCGCTCCAGCGCGGCCTGTCGGTAACGACGTTTTATCTCGGTTCGACGTCGCTGCTGATCGTCGTCGGCGTGGCGCTGGATACCATCACGCAAATCGAAGCACGCCTGGCGATGCGCGATTACCGCGGCTTCATCAAGAAATAA
- the rplX gene encoding 50S ribosomal protein L24: protein MAAKPNILKGDTVMIRRGKERGHRGTVKAVQVDHGTATIEGLNVIKRHTKQERTSGNMGGSQTGGIVEKEAPLPLSALQYVCEKCKLPTRLRHQQSPTGGSQRVCARCGEPARESAKGA from the coding sequence ATGGCAGCCAAACCGAATATTTTAAAGGGCGACACGGTGATGATCCGTCGCGGCAAAGAACGCGGTCATCGCGGAACCGTCAAGGCGGTGCAAGTCGACCACGGAACCGCGACGATCGAAGGTCTGAACGTGATCAAGCGGCACACCAAACAAGAGCGTACGTCCGGCAACATGGGCGGCTCGCAGACAGGCGGCATCGTCGAGAAAGAAGCGCCGCTTCCGTTGTCGGCTCTGCAATACGTCTGTGAGAAGTGCAAACTGCCGACGCGCCTGCGCCATCAGCAGTCGCCGACGGGCGGTTCGCAACGCGTTTGCGCGCGCTGCGGCGAGCCCGCGCGCGAATCGGCGAAGGGAGCGTAA
- the rpsE gene encoding 30S ribosomal protein S5 has protein sequence MQYRGGRERDNSGFEETVVRVNRVAKVVKGGKRFSFSALVVVGDRRGKVGFAIGKAGEVPDAIRKGVEQAKKSLVTVPMVEKTIPHEVFMQVGAARVMIKPAAPGTGVIAGGSMRAVLELAGIHDILTKCLGTTNPINVVMATVEALRSLRTAERVASLRGKTVKEIFAA, from the coding sequence ATGCAGTATCGTGGCGGTCGCGAGCGCGACAACAGCGGATTCGAAGAAACGGTCGTGCGCGTGAATCGCGTTGCGAAGGTCGTCAAGGGTGGTAAGCGCTTTAGCTTTAGCGCGCTGGTCGTCGTCGGCGATCGTCGCGGTAAGGTCGGCTTCGCGATCGGTAAGGCCGGCGAGGTTCCGGACGCAATCCGTAAAGGGGTCGAGCAGGCCAAGAAGAGCCTGGTCACCGTCCCGATGGTCGAAAAAACGATTCCGCACGAAGTATTTATGCAGGTAGGCGCCGCACGCGTCATGATCAAACCAGCCGCTCCCGGCACCGGCGTTATCGCCGGCGGTTCGATGCGCGCCGTGCTCGAACTGGCCGGCATTCACGACATTCTGACCAAATGCTTGGGAACCACCAATCCGATCAACGTCGTCATGGCGACGGTCGAGGCGCTCCGGTCCTTGCGGACCGCCGAACGCGTCGCATCGCTGCGTGGCAAGACGGTTAAGGAAATCTTCGCCGCCTAA
- the rplO gene encoding 50S ribosomal protein L15 yields the protein MADETTTTASAGPLKLGALVPAPGSRPKRQRIGRGHGSGMVKTGGEGGKGQTVRSGGGKGPAFEGGQTPWQRRLPHNRGYSQKARDIGHFRTRLAVVNLHRLSGWDTSIEVTPESLKKHGVLASLRDGVKILGEARPGHDLPAGLRFRHVVFSQSARDALTAAGATIIENI from the coding sequence ATGGCAGACGAAACCACGACGACGGCCTCGGCCGGTCCACTCAAACTCGGCGCGCTCGTTCCGGCGCCTGGTAGCCGCCCGAAGCGTCAGCGCATCGGTCGCGGCCACGGTTCCGGCATGGTCAAAACCGGCGGCGAAGGCGGCAAGGGTCAAACCGTTCGCTCGGGCGGCGGCAAGGGTCCGGCCTTCGAGGGCGGGCAGACACCGTGGCAGCGGCGCTTACCGCACAACCGCGGTTACTCCCAAAAGGCGCGCGATATCGGACATTTCCGGACGCGTCTTGCGGTCGTCAATTTGCATCGCTTGTCGGGCTGGGATACATCGATCGAAGTCACGCCTGAATCACTCAAAAAGCATGGCGTCCTTGCGTCGCTTCGTGACGGCGTGAAAATTTTGGGCGAAGCCAGGCCGGGGCACGATCTGCCGGCCGGATTGCGTTTCCGCCACGTCGTGTTTTCGCAGAGCGCGCGTGACGCCTTGACGGCTGCCGGCGCAACGATCATCGAGAACATCTAA
- the rpsH gene encoding 30S ribosomal protein S8 → MSAVTDPIADMLTRIRNANMANHKTVDIPASRPKQAIAQILVDEGFIVSFERVTEGPQGLIRIQLKYGPEKEKVINGLRRISRPGLRVYTGKSEIPRVLGGLGLVIISTPQGIMSGKRAKKVGVGGEVIAYVW, encoded by the coding sequence ATGTCCGCAGTAACCGATCCCATCGCCGATATGTTGACGCGCATTCGCAATGCGAATATGGCCAACCACAAGACGGTCGATATTCCGGCCTCGCGCCCCAAACAGGCGATCGCGCAGATTCTCGTCGATGAAGGCTTCATCGTCAGTTTCGAGCGCGTGACGGAGGGTCCGCAAGGCCTCATCCGCATCCAGCTCAAGTACGGGCCGGAAAAAGAAAAAGTCATCAACGGCCTTCGCCGCATTTCGCGCCCGGGGTTGCGGGTCTACACCGGCAAGTCGGAGATTCCGCGCGTGCTGGGCGGTTTGGGTCTGGTCATCATCTCGACGCCGCAGGGCATCATGTCCGGCAAACGCGCCAAAAAAGTTGGCGTCGGCGGCGAGGTCATAGCCTACGTCTGGTAG
- the rplE gene encoding 50S ribosomal protein L5 → MANRLRETYQGRVREQLQERFGYANVHEIPKFSKVVINMSVGEAIANPKSLDAAVSELTAISGQKPIVTKARKSIAAFKLREGMNIGAKVTLRGERMYVFLDKLFNVVLPRIRDFRGLPTKSFDGRGNYNLGLREQLVFPEINYDKVDKTRGMDITIVTTAKNDEEASEFLTAMGLPLQKGRG, encoded by the coding sequence GTGGCGAATCGTTTGCGGGAAACCTATCAAGGACGCGTGCGCGAACAGCTGCAAGAGCGCTTCGGCTATGCTAACGTCCACGAGATTCCGAAGTTCTCGAAGGTCGTCATCAACATGAGCGTGGGTGAGGCGATTGCTAACCCCAAGTCGCTCGATGCGGCGGTTTCGGAACTGACGGCGATCTCCGGCCAAAAGCCGATCGTCACCAAGGCACGCAAGTCGATCGCGGCGTTCAAGCTACGCGAAGGCATGAACATCGGAGCCAAGGTCACGCTGCGCGGCGAGCGCATGTACGTGTTCCTGGACAAGCTGTTCAACGTCGTGCTGCCGCGTATCCGCGACTTCCGGGGCTTGCCGACGAAGTCGTTCGACGGACGCGGCAACTACAACTTAGGGTTGCGAGAGCAGCTCGTGTTTCCAGAAATCAACTACGACAAAGTCGACAAGACGCGCGGGATGGATATCACGATCGTTACGACGGCCAAGAACGACGAAGAAGCGTCGGAGTTTCTTACGGCGATGGGTCTTCCGCTACAGAAGGGACGCGGTTAA
- the rplR gene encoding 50S ribosomal protein L18 has translation MAQASKAVSRRARHERLRKKVTGTQERPRLFVQRTLHHIYATLVDDSRGVTLAAVSTVQKPVGESLESKTNVEAAKAVGSAIAAKAKEAGISDVVFDRGGNRYHGRVRALADAAREAGLNF, from the coding sequence ATGGCGCAAGCTTCCAAAGCGGTTTCGCGTCGCGCGCGCCACGAGCGCTTGCGCAAGAAGGTTACCGGTACGCAAGAGCGTCCGCGGTTGTTCGTGCAGCGCACGCTGCACCATATCTACGCAACGCTGGTCGACGATTCGCGCGGCGTCACGCTCGCTGCGGTCTCGACCGTGCAAAAACCGGTCGGCGAAAGTTTGGAATCGAAGACCAACGTCGAGGCGGCCAAAGCGGTCGGATCGGCGATCGCCGCTAAGGCCAAAGAAGCCGGCATCTCCGACGTGGTCTTCGACCGCGGCGGCAATCGTTATCACGGACGGGTACGCGCGCTTGCGGATGCGGCGCGAGAAGCGGGGTTGAACTTTTAA
- a CDS encoding adenylate kinase — protein MFLGPPGAGKGTQARVLDQRFGAKQISTGDILREQRANGTELGRLAESYMTSGALVPDRVIIDMVGAELANLPSGFVMDGFPRTVAQAEAFDTFLAEKGWPLDAVVLFDADRATLIARLSARWSNPRNGRTYNAVTNPPRIAGIDDDDGTPLVQREDDKAETVGKRLDVYDEQTRPLIEYYRRGGKLVDVDALAAVDEVTRQLLAAIGAPGT, from the coding sequence GTGTTTCTTGGTCCGCCGGGAGCCGGTAAGGGTACGCAAGCGCGCGTTCTCGACCAGCGCTTCGGAGCCAAGCAGATCTCGACCGGCGACATTCTGCGCGAGCAGCGCGCCAACGGAACCGAGCTGGGACGACTGGCCGAATCCTATATGACGAGCGGCGCACTCGTGCCCGATCGGGTCATCATCGACATGGTCGGCGCCGAACTGGCGAACTTACCGTCGGGATTCGTGATGGATGGATTTCCGCGTACCGTCGCGCAAGCCGAAGCATTCGACACGTTCTTGGCCGAGAAGGGTTGGCCGCTCGACGCGGTCGTGCTGTTCGACGCCGATCGCGCCACGTTGATCGCACGTCTTAGCGCGCGCTGGTCGAACCCGCGCAACGGCCGCACCTATAACGCGGTCACCAATCCACCGCGTATTGCCGGCATCGACGACGACGATGGCACCCCGTTGGTGCAACGCGAGGACGACAAGGCCGAAACGGTCGGCAAGCGGCTCGATGTCTACGACGAGCAGACGCGACCGCTGATCGAGTATTATCGCCGCGGGGGAAAACTCGTTGACGTCGACGCGCTTGCTGCAGTCGACGAGGTCACGCGCCAACTGCTCGCCGCGATCGGGGCGCCGGGGACGTAA
- the map gene encoding type I methionyl aminopeptidase, translating into MVALKSGREIELMHRSGKVTAGVLTELMQSVRPGMTTGELDAMAERGIRAQGAVPTFKGYHGFSGSICASVNEEVVHGIPGDRVLGDGDLLSIDIGSTLEGYVSDTAVTVAIGTISEAARRLLEVTRECLTIGIEQMRDGNHLGDIGAAVQAHAEKNGYGVVRELVGHGVGREMHEEPQVPNYGKRGTGMVMRRGLVLAIEPMITEGGYRVNVQRDGWTVVTQDGKLAAHFEHTIAVTDDGPKVLTLREYGEDSELERYRLATAV; encoded by the coding sequence ATGGTAGCGCTCAAGTCCGGACGCGAGATCGAACTGATGCATCGCAGCGGCAAGGTAACCGCCGGCGTGCTGACCGAGCTGATGCAGTCGGTGCGCCCCGGCATGACCACCGGCGAGCTCGATGCGATGGCCGAGCGCGGTATTCGCGCGCAGGGCGCGGTGCCGACGTTCAAGGGTTATCACGGTTTTAGCGGCTCGATCTGTGCATCCGTCAACGAAGAAGTCGTGCACGGAATTCCCGGCGACCGCGTACTCGGCGATGGCGATTTGCTGTCGATCGACATCGGCTCGACGCTGGAGGGCTACGTCAGCGACACCGCCGTCACGGTAGCCATCGGGACGATTTCGGAGGCGGCCCGGCGGCTGCTCGAGGTCACGCGCGAGTGTCTGACGATCGGAATCGAGCAGATGCGCGACGGAAATCATCTCGGCGACATCGGAGCCGCGGTGCAGGCGCACGCCGAGAAAAACGGCTATGGCGTGGTCCGCGAACTTGTTGGGCATGGCGTCGGCCGCGAGATGCACGAGGAGCCGCAAGTGCCCAATTACGGTAAGCGCGGCACCGGCATGGTCATGCGTCGCGGACTGGTTTTGGCCATCGAACCGATGATCACCGAGGGTGGCTACCGGGTCAACGTGCAGCGTGACGGCTGGACAGTTGTCACGCAGGATGGTAAACTCGCAGCGCACTTCGAACATACGATCGCCGTCACGGACGACGGTCCGAAGGTCCTGACCCTGCGCGAATATGGCGAGGATTCGGAGCTCGAACGCTACCGTCTCGCCACAGCAGTATAG
- the rplN gene encoding 50S ribosomal protein L14: MIQQETRLKVADNSGARELLVIHISGGSRHSYAHVGDIVVGTVKSAIPGAAVKKGQVVKAVVVRTSAPIRRADGSVVRSDDNACVIIKGDKDNLDPRGTRVFGPVMRELRDRGFLKIASLAPEVL; this comes from the coding sequence GTGATCCAACAAGAAACGCGGCTCAAGGTGGCCGATAACTCCGGCGCACGCGAACTGCTGGTGATTCACATTTCCGGCGGCAGCCGGCACTCGTACGCACACGTCGGCGACATCGTCGTCGGAACGGTGAAGAGCGCCATTCCGGGTGCGGCCGTCAAGAAGGGTCAAGTCGTCAAAGCCGTCGTCGTCCGCACGAGTGCGCCGATCCGGCGTGCCGACGGTTCGGTCGTACGCAGCGACGACAACGCTTGCGTGATTATTAAGGGAGACAAAGACAATCTGGATCCGCGCGGCACGCGCGTCTTCGGCCCGGTCATGCGCGAACTGCGCGACCGCGGCTTCTTAAAGATCGCATCGCTGGCGCCGGAGGTGTTATAA
- the rplV gene encoding 50S ribosomal protein L22 has protein sequence MSAAHPLPTTNAVAHLRFVRMGPRKLRRVADAIRGKSVREALALLKFADVYAAEPIGKLVRSAVANAGNNHDMNADELYITRITVDGGPGGRFTKRLDPRAQGRAYFKRKRLSHVTVMVSEQPPAKPPRKRAGASVQSARRIVRRPAAEAGRKKSSRKRATAPVAAAAAGATE, from the coding sequence ATGAGTGCCGCACATCCGCTTCCTACGACCAACGCCGTCGCGCATCTGCGCTTCGTGCGCATGGGACCGCGTAAACTGCGCCGCGTGGCCGATGCCATTCGCGGTAAGAGCGTGCGTGAAGCCCTCGCGCTGTTGAAGTTTGCCGACGTCTACGCCGCCGAACCGATCGGCAAGTTGGTTCGCAGCGCCGTCGCCAACGCCGGCAACAATCACGACATGAATGCCGACGAGCTGTACATCACGCGCATTACGGTCGACGGCGGTCCCGGCGGACGCTTCACCAAGCGACTGGATCCGCGCGCACAAGGCCGTGCGTACTTCAAGCGTAAGCGTCTGTCGCACGTTACCGTCATGGTGAGCGAACAGCCGCCGGCCAAGCCGCCGCGCAAACGCGCCGGTGCCTCGGTACAGAGCGCACGCCGCATCGTTCGCCGTCCGGCCGCCGAAGCGGGCCGCAAGAAATCTTCGCGCAAACGCGCGACCGCGCCGGTTGCAGCAGCTGCTGCCGGAGCTACGGAGTAA
- a CDS encoding type Z 30S ribosomal protein S14: protein MAKTSMIVKQQRGSKFGVRDYNRCRICGRPRGYLRRFAMCRICFRENAHKGVVPGVTKASW from the coding sequence ATGGCGAAAACGAGCATGATAGTCAAGCAGCAGCGTGGGTCCAAGTTCGGGGTGCGCGATTACAATCGTTGCCGCATCTGCGGGCGCCCGCGCGGCTACTTGCGTCGCTTTGCTATGTGCCGCATCTGCTTCCGTGAGAACGCGCACAAAGGCGTCGTTCCTGGCGTGACCAAGGCGTCGTGGTAA
- the rpsS gene encoding 30S ribosomal protein S19 has product MSRSLKKGPFVAEHLIKKIDQLNETRDKRVVKTWSRASTIVPAMVGHTIGVHNGKMHIPVYVTENMVGHKLGEFSPTRHFRGHGGDKATVK; this is encoded by the coding sequence ATGAGCCGCAGTCTCAAAAAGGGCCCGTTCGTGGCCGAGCATCTGATCAAGAAAATCGATCAGCTCAACGAAACGCGCGACAAGCGCGTCGTGAAAACGTGGAGCCGCGCTTCGACGATCGTTCCGGCCATGGTCGGGCATACGATCGGCGTGCACAACGGCAAGATGCATATTCCGGTCTACGTCACCGAGAATATGGTTGGCCACAAGCTTGGCGAGTTTTCGCCGACGCGTCATTTCCGCGGACATGGCGGCGATAAAGCGACGGTGAAATAA
- the rplP gene encoding 50S ribosomal protein L16 → MLTPKRVKWRKVHRGRMTGRAIRGSTLTFGDFGLQAMEPCWMTSRQIEAARIAMTRHIKRGGKVWIKVFPDKPVTKKPAEVRMGAGKGNPEFWVAVVRPGRVLFELSGVAPEVAREALKRAAAKLPIDTKIVAREEVTA, encoded by the coding sequence ATGCTGACCCCCAAACGCGTCAAATGGCGCAAGGTGCATCGCGGACGCATGACCGGGCGCGCGATTCGCGGGAGCACGCTGACGTTCGGCGATTTCGGATTGCAAGCGATGGAACCGTGTTGGATGACCAGCCGGCAGATCGAAGCGGCTCGTATCGCCATGACGCGCCACATCAAACGTGGCGGCAAAGTGTGGATCAAAGTGTTTCCGGATAAGCCGGTCACCAAAAAGCCCGCCGAAGTCCGCATGGGCGCCGGCAAAGGTAATCCGGAGTTCTGGGTAGCCGTGGTGCGTCCCGGACGCGTGCTGTTCGAGCTTTCCGGCGTTGCGCCGGAAGTCGCTCGCGAAGCGCTGAAACGCGCCGCCGCCAAGTTGCCCATCGATACCAAGATCGTCGCCCGCGAGGAGGTCACCGCATGA